Proteins encoded by one window of Pyrinomonadaceae bacterium:
- a CDS encoding STAS domain-containing protein, translated as MLKVYSRNLGDVAVLSLKGRLISGETGSLRDAVCSQSKVSSIVLDLARVTAIDARGLGVMLELQRQTAVEGIRFKLMNVNRFTSRVLEVTHLDSVFEIIPKTESAISPRIAPAQTRIAACA; from the coding sequence ATGTTGAAAGTCTATTCAAGAAATTTAGGCGATGTAGCGGTCTTGTCACTAAAGGGCCGTTTAATAAGTGGAGAAACCGGAAGTCTGCGCGACGCCGTCTGCTCCCAGTCAAAAGTGAGTTCGATCGTTTTGGATCTAGCACGCGTCACGGCAATTGATGCGCGTGGTCTCGGCGTCATGCTCGAGCTGCAACGGCAGACTGCCGTGGAAGGCATTCGCTTCAAGCTGATGAACGTCAACAGATTCACGAGCCGCGTGCTCGAAGTCACGCACCTCGATTCCGTCTTCGAAATTATTCCCAAAACCGAATCCGCAATTTCGCCACGCATTGCGCCTGCGCAAACGCGAATCGCCGCCTGTGCTTAG
- a CDS encoding O-antigen ligase family protein: protein MPGVRANAGYSSITPSRARREASSARPTAIENNQPAEARSERSTLRAVKFGVPALSNGHKFSYAALFAFTLVLYVRPSELYDSPVTASMALVVGIVTLVFFLPTQLALEGNLSAPLTEVKLIVLFTMLAVVNIPLAMSPQDAWLTFSGTFIRCVVMFVVLVNVVKTETRLKGLLFLAIGTAFLLSLGAIDEYRRGLAMVEGYRVSGRGVGIFGNTNDMALFVVTILPIALAFFFGSRSKAGKIVFASLSAVMLASIVLSYSRGAFLGLIVVLIFFTIRLRQRNRLAIIAGILVVSVGVSFLVPGNYGIRLLSIFVPSLDPVQSSDLRRAELFRSIYTALRHPFFGIGMGNYMDQVSLRGYVTHNAYTEVAAEMGLGALACYTMFIVAPLRKLGQIVRETFDQRANSRLYYLTLGLQASLIAYMVSSFFLSVAYLWYVYYLVGYAVCLRRIYEAQTGKPVVVESRKIRKKRERAAVVTNSTAGVIA, encoded by the coding sequence ATGCCGGGCGTACGAGCAAATGCGGGTTATTCGTCGATCACGCCTTCGCGTGCGCGCCGCGAAGCGTCTTCAGCGAGACCCACAGCCATAGAAAACAACCAGCCGGCTGAAGCGAGATCGGAACGTTCGACTCTGCGCGCGGTGAAATTTGGCGTACCGGCGCTTTCCAACGGTCACAAGTTTTCTTACGCAGCGCTGTTTGCCTTCACGCTCGTCCTCTATGTACGGCCCAGCGAACTCTATGACTCGCCGGTTACGGCATCGATGGCGTTAGTCGTCGGCATCGTCACCCTCGTCTTTTTTCTTCCCACCCAGCTGGCCCTCGAAGGCAATCTCAGCGCGCCGCTAACCGAAGTAAAGCTCATCGTGCTTTTCACGATGCTGGCAGTCGTGAACATCCCTTTGGCGATGAGTCCTCAGGATGCGTGGCTGACGTTCTCCGGCACGTTCATCCGGTGCGTCGTTATGTTTGTCGTGCTGGTCAATGTCGTAAAGACGGAAACGCGTCTGAAAGGGTTGTTGTTTCTGGCTATCGGCACGGCGTTTCTTTTGAGCCTGGGGGCCATCGATGAATATCGCCGCGGACTCGCGATGGTCGAAGGCTATCGGGTAAGCGGCAGAGGTGTCGGAATCTTTGGTAACACGAACGACATGGCCTTATTTGTGGTGACGATACTCCCGATTGCGCTGGCATTCTTCTTTGGTTCCCGGAGCAAGGCCGGAAAAATCGTTTTCGCATCGCTCTCAGCCGTGATGCTGGCGTCGATCGTGCTGTCTTATTCGCGAGGCGCGTTCCTGGGACTGATCGTCGTGTTGATTTTCTTTACGATAAGGCTGCGGCAGCGTAACCGCCTGGCAATAATCGCCGGCATCCTGGTGGTGAGCGTTGGCGTCTCGTTTCTGGTGCCCGGCAATTACGGCATTCGTTTACTCTCGATCTTCGTTCCCTCCCTCGATCCGGTGCAGTCGTCAGATCTTCGCCGCGCCGAACTGTTCAGATCCATCTATACCGCGTTGCGGCACCCATTCTTCGGCATTGGAATGGGCAACTACATGGATCAGGTGTCCCTGAGAGGCTACGTCACGCACAACGCCTACACCGAGGTGGCCGCGGAGATGGGATTGGGGGCGCTGGCCTGCTACACGATGTTCATCGTCGCTCCGCTTCGCAAGCTCGGCCAGATAGTTCGCGAAACTTTTGATCAGCGTGCCAACTCACGTCTTTACTACCTGACCCTCGGTCTTCAGGCGTCGCTGATTGCTTACATGGTGTCCAGCTTTTTCTTGTCGGTAGCTTATCTCTGGTACGTCTACTACCTGGTCGGTTATGCAGTTTGCCTGCGACGAATCTATGAAGCGCAAACCGGCAAGCCTGTCGTAGTGGAATCTCGAAAAATACGAAAGAAACGCGAGCGCGCGGCGGTGGTAACTAATTCAACCGCAGGAGTGATTGCATGA
- a CDS encoding glycosyltransferase family 2 protein translates to MSLGLIIEVAFWFGAAALIYTYAAYPVLVTLVSVLRPRRLKRGPYQPAVSVIITAYNEERDIAGKLENTLALDYPKELLEIIVASDCSSDRTDEIVRGFESRGVKLYRQPQRLGKTTAQNAAVERARGEILLFSDATTMYQPDVLRAMMPNFADPSVGCVAGRLVYVDPSGSSVGRGAVTYWNYETFVKKHESRACSLIGASGCMYAVRRSAYLPLYPEAHGDFIIATKMVQQGLRTVFEPGAVCTEETNRRVSNELSMRVRVITQTFNDLWRHRAMLNPFRSGFFAVQLFSHKVMRYLVPFFLVLTFATSASLVTTSLFYRLAFAIQVIGYGCAALSAALERVGIRSRLLALPQYFVLANVASVLALYKLVRGERYARWEPIRE, encoded by the coding sequence ATGAGTCTGGGACTGATTATCGAAGTAGCGTTCTGGTTTGGCGCGGCCGCGCTCATTTACACGTATGCCGCGTATCCGGTGCTGGTAACGTTGGTTAGCGTGCTGCGGCCTCGCCGGCTCAAGCGGGGCCCGTATCAACCCGCGGTAAGTGTAATCATCACGGCCTACAACGAAGAACGCGATATCGCCGGTAAGCTCGAAAACACACTGGCGCTCGATTATCCAAAGGAGCTTCTGGAAATTATTGTCGCGTCAGATTGCTCGTCCGATCGAACGGATGAGATTGTGCGTGGCTTCGAGTCGCGCGGGGTGAAGCTTTATCGGCAGCCGCAACGCCTGGGCAAAACGACGGCGCAGAACGCCGCGGTCGAGCGTGCTCGCGGAGAGATCCTCCTCTTCTCTGACGCGACTACGATGTACCAACCAGATGTGTTGCGCGCGATGATGCCGAACTTTGCCGATCCGAGCGTTGGCTGTGTCGCCGGACGGCTGGTTTACGTCGACCCGAGCGGATCTAGTGTGGGGCGGGGCGCAGTCACCTACTGGAATTACGAAACTTTCGTGAAAAAACACGAGAGCCGGGCGTGCTCTTTGATAGGCGCGTCTGGCTGCATGTATGCGGTGCGCCGTTCAGCGTACCTGCCGCTTTATCCCGAAGCTCACGGCGATTTTATTATCGCCACGAAGATGGTGCAGCAAGGTTTGCGCACGGTCTTTGAGCCCGGCGCCGTCTGCACTGAAGAGACCAACCGGCGTGTTAGCAACGAGCTGAGCATGCGTGTGCGCGTCATCACGCAAACATTCAACGATCTGTGGCGTCACCGCGCGATGCTGAATCCTTTTCGCAGCGGCTTTTTTGCCGTGCAGCTCTTCTCGCACAAAGTGATGCGCTATTTGGTGCCGTTCTTCCTCGTGTTGACGTTCGCCACCTCAGCGTCGCTGGTAACGACCTCGCTGTTTTACCGGCTCGCTTTCGCGATTCAAGTCATCGGCTATGGTTGCGCCGCGCTGTCGGCCGCACTTGAGCGCGTGGGCATTCGCAGTCGACTGCTCGCGCTGCCGCAGTATTTTGTGCTCGCGAACGTTGCTTCAGTCCTCGCTCTCTACAAGCTTGTGCGCGGCGAGCGATACGCGCGTTGGGAACCCATCCGTGAGTAG
- a CDS encoding lipopolysaccharide biosynthesis protein, with protein MSTEPAKIESVAVDENRHFRTDHLNEDLGARTIRGGALTLTVQLLKFALSTAVTIVVARLLMPQDYGFVGMVMVLVNFLTMFQYLGLPNATVKWRELTHVQVSNLFWVNVGLSSAIALVVVACSPLLAKFYKQPNLIGIAAGYALVVFLTGLSIQHLALLQRQMRFVALAVIDVAALAIGLAVTIIAAWKGAGYWALVLNQLMFASVTMVGSWVACSWRPRLPSRNTGVRSMISYGGNLTGYNLTTFFAQNLDNALIGKVWGAHQLGIYSKAYQMLLTPIGQVTTPLWTVAVPTLSRLADFPERYRAAYLKIVEKIAMLTMPAVVCGIATSDWLILLLLGQQWNDASRVFMFLGIAAIFQPISRTGLWLFMTQGRSREMFKWGVIGSSISVVSILVGLRWGATGVAASYAITDLCLTTPLMFWYVGRRGPVSMSDVYRTVAPSLLAAAGSLVVLVIARPWIEVFGSLIARLFLASLITLATSATVLVVMPAGRLAIQSLKETLLLLLKGKSSLRAQTITK; from the coding sequence ATGTCCACTGAACCGGCAAAAATCGAATCCGTAGCGGTCGACGAGAATAGACACTTCCGCACGGATCACCTGAACGAGGATCTCGGGGCGCGCACGATTCGCGGCGGGGCGTTAACTCTGACTGTTCAGCTGTTGAAGTTTGCGCTCAGCACGGCCGTAACGATTGTCGTGGCCCGCTTGCTCATGCCACAGGACTATGGGTTTGTGGGAATGGTGATGGTCCTGGTCAACTTTCTCACAATGTTTCAGTACCTCGGTCTGCCGAACGCGACCGTGAAGTGGCGAGAACTGACGCATGTCCAGGTCAGCAATCTCTTTTGGGTGAATGTAGGACTCAGCTCGGCGATCGCATTAGTGGTTGTCGCCTGCTCACCTCTGCTCGCAAAGTTCTATAAGCAGCCCAACCTGATCGGCATCGCTGCCGGTTATGCGCTGGTCGTGTTTCTGACGGGCCTATCGATTCAACATCTCGCGCTTCTGCAACGGCAGATGCGGTTTGTCGCGCTGGCGGTGATCGACGTTGCCGCGCTCGCGATTGGCTTAGCCGTAACCATCATCGCTGCCTGGAAGGGCGCCGGCTACTGGGCTCTCGTGCTCAATCAACTCATGTTTGCTTCGGTAACGATGGTCGGATCATGGGTAGCCTGCAGTTGGCGGCCGCGGTTGCCGAGTCGCAATACCGGCGTACGGTCGATGATTAGCTATGGAGGAAATCTCACCGGCTACAACCTCACGACTTTCTTTGCCCAGAACCTGGACAATGCGTTAATCGGAAAGGTTTGGGGAGCACACCAGCTAGGTATTTACTCGAAGGCTTATCAGATGCTGCTCACGCCAATCGGCCAGGTGACTACGCCGCTTTGGACGGTTGCCGTTCCCACGCTGAGCCGCCTGGCTGATTTTCCGGAACGCTATCGCGCCGCCTATCTGAAAATCGTTGAGAAAATCGCGATGCTGACGATGCCCGCCGTGGTCTGCGGAATCGCGACTTCAGATTGGTTGATATTGCTGCTGCTGGGTCAACAATGGAACGACGCGTCGCGTGTCTTCATGTTCCTCGGCATTGCCGCGATTTTTCAACCGATTAGCCGCACCGGCCTTTGGCTTTTCATGACTCAGGGCCGATCGCGCGAGATGTTCAAATGGGGAGTCATCGGCTCGAGCATCTCGGTGGTCTCGATACTGGTTGGATTGCGGTGGGGCGCCACCGGAGTTGCTGCCTCCTATGCGATCACCGACCTGTGCCTCACAACGCCGTTGATGTTTTGGTATGTCGGGCGTAGGGGCCCGGTCAGTATGAGCGACGTTTATCGAACGGTCGCACCCAGCTTGCTCGCGGCCGCCGGTTCGCTCGTTGTCCTCGTGATAGCGCGGCCATGGATTGAAGTATTCGGATCTCTCATCGCCCGGCTGTTTCTTGCGTCACTGATTACTCTCGCGACGTCGGCCACCGTGCTGGTGGTCATGCCGGCAGGTAGGTTGGCAATTCAAAGCCTTAAAGAAACGCTGCTCCTGTTACTAAAAGGCAAGAGCAGTCTTCGCGCTCAGACAATCACCAAGTAA
- a CDS encoding class I SAM-dependent methyltransferase, with product MNSIRSAQKQIEAAEYEAYLRCASERLLEAVTDPQRFDPLLEAIADVKIDRVLDVGCGMGQMLYPFLKFRQAFGVGLDAEPRACEVGREFYAEHVPSARVTFIHGSAERLPFPTSSFDIVNCGLALPYMDNSRVLDEVARVLRPGGVFLLRIHHLRYYLREFWQNLTARRFLSLVHAGRVLTVGSVYHATGKQTDTRLFGKETFQTRWLLQRELSRRGFTVRSERPDGTPQAPAFVIAKEYQRC from the coding sequence ATGAATTCAATTCGTTCCGCACAGAAACAGATCGAAGCAGCAGAGTACGAGGCGTATCTCAGATGCGCGAGTGAACGCTTGCTCGAAGCTGTGACCGACCCGCAACGTTTTGATCCTCTCCTGGAAGCGATCGCTGACGTCAAAATAGATCGCGTCCTGGATGTCGGCTGTGGGATGGGACAGATGCTTTACCCGTTCCTCAAGTTTCGCCAGGCCTTTGGGGTGGGACTCGACGCTGAGCCAAGAGCCTGCGAAGTCGGGCGCGAGTTTTATGCGGAGCATGTTCCGTCCGCTCGGGTCACCTTTATTCATGGCAGCGCGGAACGGCTACCGTTTCCCACGTCCAGCTTCGATATCGTGAACTGCGGTCTGGCCTTGCCCTATATGGACAACTCGCGCGTTTTGGACGAAGTGGCGCGCGTGCTGCGACCCGGTGGTGTTTTCCTGTTGCGGATTCATCACCTGCGATACTACTTGCGCGAATTCTGGCAGAACCTGACCGCGCGGCGGTTTCTATCACTGGTGCATGCCGGTCGTGTCCTGACGGTCGGTAGTGTTTACCACGCGACCGGAAAACAGACCGACACGCGACTGTTTGGCAAAGAGACTTTTCAAACGCGTTGGCTGTTGCAACGTGAGCTCTCCCGGCGCGGATTCACGGTTCGCTCAGAACGACCCGACGGCACACCGCAGGCACCTGCTTTCGTGATCGCCAAGGAGTACCAGCGATGCTGA